One Aquarana catesbeiana isolate 2022-GZ linkage group LG04, ASM4218655v1, whole genome shotgun sequence genomic region harbors:
- the LOC141141312 gene encoding uncharacterized protein, translating to PFILTLPLILTLPFISTLLFILTLPFILTLPLILTLPFISTLPFILTLPLILTLPLILTLPFILTLPLILTLPFISTLPFILSLPLILTLPFILLLPFILTLPFILPLPFILTLPLILTLPFILTLPLILTLPFILTLPFILTLLLILTLPFILTLPLILTLPFILTLPLILTLPFILTLLLILTLPFILTLPFILTLPLILTLPFILTLPFILTLPLILTLPFILTLLLILTLPLILTLPLSLTLPLHLSLPLILTLPLILTLPLILTLPFILTLLLILTLPLSLTLPLHLSLPLILTLPLILTLPLHLTLPLHLTLPLILTLPLIPTLPHSPSSPSSHSSLYSHSSPHSHSSLFPLFPLVPLIPLFPLFSLFPSFSLFPSFLLFPSFSLFPSFSLFPSFLLFPSFSLFPSFSLFPSFSLFPSFSLFPSFSLFPSFLLFPSFSVFP from the coding sequence CCCTTCATTCTCACTCTTCCCCTCATTCTCACTCTTCCCTTCATTTCTACTCTTCTCTTCATTCTCACTCTTCCCTTCATTCTCACTCTTCCCCTCATTCTCACTCTTCCCTTCATTTCTACTCTTCCCTTCATTCTCACTCTTCCCCTCATTCTCACTCTTCCCCTCATTCTCACTCTTCCCTTCATTCTCACTCTTCCCCTCATTCTCACTCTTCCCTTCATTTCTACTCTTCCCTTCATTCTCAGTCTTCCCCTAATTCTCACTCTTCCCTTCATTCTCCTTCTTCCCTTCATTCTCACTCTTCCCTTCATTCTCCCTCTTCCCTTCATTCTCACTCTTCCCCTCATTCTCACTCTTCCCTTCATTCTCACTCTTCCCCTCATTCTCACTCTTCCCTTCATTCTCACTCTTCCCTTCATTCTCACTCTTCTCCTCATTCTCACTCTTCCCTTCATTCTCACTCTTCCCCTCATTCTCACTCTTCCCTTCATTCTCACTCTTCCCCTCATTCTCACTCTTCCCTTCATTCTCACTCTTCTCCTCATTCTCACTCTTCCCTTCATTCTCACTCTTCCCTTCATTCTCACTCTTCCCCTAATTCTCACTCTTCCCTTCATTCTCACTCTTCCCTTTATTCTCACTCTTCCCCTAATTCTCACTCTTCCCTTCATTCTCACTCTTCTCCTCATTCTCACTCTTCCCCTCATTCTCACTCTTCCCCTCAGTCTCACTCTTCCCCTTCATCTCAGTCTTCCCCTTATTCTCACTCTTCCCCTTATTCTCACTCTTCCCCTTATTCTCACTCTTCCCTTCATTCTCACTCTTCTCCTCATTCTCACTCTTCCCCTCAGTCTCACTCTTCCCCTTCATCTCAGTCTTCCCCTTATTCTCACTCTTCCCCTTATTCTCACTCTTCCCCTTCATCTCACTCTTCCCCTTCATCTCACTCTTCCCCTTATTCTCACTCTTCCCCTCATTCccactcttcctcattctccctCTTCCCCTTCATCTCACTCTTCCCTTTATTCTCACTCTTCCCCTCATTCTCACTCTTCCCTCTTCCCTTTATTCCCCCTCGTCCCTTTGATCCCACTCTTCCCTTTATTCTCACTCTTCCCTTCATTCTCACTCTTCCCTTCATTTCTACTCTTCCCTTCATTCTCACTCTTCCCCTCATTCTCACTCTTCCCTTCATTTCTACTCTTCCCTTCATTCTCACTCTTCCCCTCATTCTCACTCTTCCCTTCATTCTCCCTCTTCCCTTCATTCTCACTCTTCCCCTCATTCTCACTCTTCCCTTCATTTCTACTCTTCCCTTCATTCTCAGTCTTCCCCTAA